The Oreochromis niloticus isolate F11D_XX linkage group LG15, O_niloticus_UMD_NMBU, whole genome shotgun sequence genome includes a region encoding these proteins:
- the slc35f6 gene encoding solute carrier family 35 member F6, which translates to MAWTKYQLFLAGLMLTTGSINTLSAKWADMFNAKGCQEEPERPFSHPFLQAVGMFLGEFCCLAAFYILICHDKRRPEPRVNRGQSFNPFLFLPPAMCDMTATSIMYVALNMTSASSFQMLRGAVIIFTGLLSVAFLGRRLAPNQWIGIFITILGLVIVGLADFVSGNKDGSRKLSDVITGDLLIIMAQIIVSVQMVLEEKFVYTHDVHPLRAVGTEGFFGFFVLSLLLIPMYFIPVGNFANNPRHVLEDALDAFCQIGHQPLILLALLGNTVSIAFFNFAGISVTKEISATTRMVLDSLRTLVIWVVSLALGWEQFHGLQVLGFLVLLVGTALYNGLHRPLLARIPCCARFANEDEGGSGEREGLLNDGRVQTGDNS; encoded by the exons ATGGCTTGGACAAAATACCAGCTGTTCCTCGCGGGACTTATGCTTACAACCGGCTCCATCAACACGCTGTCGGCCAA ATGGGCTGATATGTTCAATGCAAAGGGTTGCCAGGAGGAACCAGAGCGTCCATTCTCTCATCCATTTCTACAG GCGGTGGGGATGTTTCTGGGCGAGTTCTGCTGTCTCGCAGCTTTCTACATCTTAATTTGCCACGACAAACGTCGACCAGAACCCAGGGTAAATCGTGGCCAGAGCTTCAAccccttcctcttcctccctcctgCCATGTGCGACATGACGGCCACCTCCATCATGTATGTTG CTCTCAACATGACGAGCGCCTCAAGTTTCCAGATGCTCCGTGGAGCTGTGATCATCTTCACCGGTCTACTTTCTGTGGCATTTTTGGGGCGTCGCCTGGCACCTAATCAGTGGATCGGCATTTTTATCACCATTCTGGGACTGGTGATAGTGGGCCTGGCTGACTTCGTCAGTGGAAACAAAGACGGCTCACGCAAACTCAGTGATGTGATCACTG GAGATCTTCTGATCATCATGGCTCAGATCATTGTGTCAGTGCAGATGGTCCTCGAGGAAAAGTTTGTCTACACACATGACGTCCATCCTCTCCGAGCTGTTGGAACTGAAG GTTTCTTTGGCTTCTTTGTCCTGTCGCTGCTGCTCATCCCCATGTACTTCATCCCTGTTGGAAACTTCGCCAACAACCCTCGGCACGTCCTGGAGGACGCGCTGGATGCCTTCTGTCAGATCGGCCACCAGCCTCTCATCTTGTTGGCTCTGCTCGGCAACACGGTCAGCATCGCCTTTTTCAACTTTGCGGGGATCAGCGTAACTAAAGAGATCAGCGCCACCACCCGTATGGTGCTGGACAGCCTGCGTACGCTGGTCATCTGGGTGGTGAGCTTGGCATTGGGCTGGGAGCAGTTTCACGGACTGCAGGTTTTGGGCTTCTTGGTGCTACTGGTGGGTACCGCGCTCTACAACGGACTGcaccgccccctgctggccaggATACCATGCTGCGCTAGGTTTGCGAACGAAGACGAGGGCGGCTCTGGAGAAAGAGAGGGACTGCTGAATGACGGCCGGGTGCAGACTGGTGACAACAGCTAA